The following proteins come from a genomic window of Aspergillus luchuensis IFO 4308 DNA, chromosome 3, nearly complete sequence:
- a CDS encoding uncharacterized protein (COG:S;~EggNog:ENOG410QE8M;~InterPro:IPR029069;~PFAM:PF13279;~TransMembrane:1 (o12-30i)) yields the protein MADLSTLREVILPTLFSWKSLAIVLALLNLKNIPFSWHIRLLTHLLLNLRRSPTSPPFPTCPPSPTLTSKNQKNIQTHPIFHPHTLTTRTSLWETDYNFHKSNSTYFSDLDISRTAIVTRVYTPGLALVSLEFDHELKNGKDENAKVNVGKKVYVALGSTFTSFKREIGPLQRYRVLSRVVGWDRKWVYVLSAFVGMGSGNGKSGGKANGKVFATAVSKYVVKKGWVTVPPERVLRASGMLPERSVGDGEGEDGVVVEEEEEGTVEGIVEGVGEVLSKDDNDATGQGVSDWTWEMIEEERVRGMKIVEGYVGLDEKLLAEWE from the exons atggccgacctctccaccctccgcGAAGTCATCCTCCCCACACTATTCTCCTGGAAATCCCTCGCCATTGTCCTCGCCTTACTCAATCTCAAGAACATTCCTTTCTCGTGGCAC ATCCGCCTCCTaacccacctcctcctcaacctccgcCGCTCCCCGACCTCCCCACCCTTCCCAACCTGtcccccatcaccaaccctcACCAGCAAGAACCAAAAGAACATCCAAACCCATCCAATCTTCCACCCGCACACACTCACCACGCGCACCTCCCTCTGGGAAACCGACTACAACTTCCACAAATCCAACAGCACGTATTTCTCCGATCTGGACATCTCCCGCACAGCCATCGTGACAAGGGTATACACACCGGGTTTGGCGCTCGTGAGCTTGGAATTCGACCACGAGTTGAAGAACgggaaggatgagaatgcCAAGGTCAatgtggggaagaaggtgtaTGTCGCGCTGGGATCGACCTTTACTAGCTTTAAGAGGGAGATTGGGCCGTTGCAGAGGTATCGCGTGTTGAGTCGCGTGGTGGGATGGGATCGGAAGTGGGTTTATGTGTTGTCTGCTTTTGTGGGGATGGGTTCGGGAAATGGGAAGAGTGGAGGGAAGGCGAATGGGAAGGTGTTTGCTACGGCTGTGAGCAAGTATGTGGTTAAGAAGGGGTGGGTTACTGTGCCGCCggagagggtgttgagggcgAGTGGGATGTTGCCGGAGAggagtgttggtgatggggagggtgaggatggagtggtggttgaggaggaggaagaggggacgGTGGAGGGGATTgtagagggggtgggagaggtgTTGAGTAAGGATGACAATGATGCTACAGGACAAGGGGTATCGGATTGGACGTGGGAAATGatcgaagaggagagggttaGAGGGATGAAGATTGTCGAGGGATATGTGgggttggatgagaagtTGTTGGCCGAGTGGGAATAG
- a CDS encoding CFEM domain-containing protein (InterPro:IPR008427;~PFAM:PF05730;~SECRETED:SignalP(1-18)) has translation MKFSILFPIATFFSFAAAQSIPDCLGNCVESSTICGDGDLNCYCTNTGFQQGVVDCLNNSGCGDEVQTGIDLQNQLCG, from the exons ATGAAgttctccatcctcttccctaTCGCGACTTTTTTCTCGTTCGCCGCGGCGCAGAGTATCCCGGATTGTCTg GGCAACTGTGTGGAGTCGAGCACAATCTGTGGCGACGGTGATCTTAACTGCTATTGCACCAATACCGGTTTCCAGCAGGGTGTGGTGGATTGTTTGAATAATAGTGGGTGTGGGGATGAGGTTCAGA CCGGTATCGATCTTCAGAATCAGCTCTGCGGTTGA
- a CDS encoding uncharacterized protein (COG:Q;~EggNog:ENOG410PFN7;~InterPro:IPR034001,IPR043926,IPR027417,IPR003593, IPR010929,IPR017871,IPR029481,IPR003439,IPR013525, IPR034003;~PFAM:PF01061,PF00005,PF06422,PF14510;~TransMembrane:13 (o514-534i546-568o588-612i624-645o651-673i760-777o1181-1199i1211-1234o1254-1280i1292-1313o1319-1339i1346-1364o1446-1465i);~go_component: GO:0016020 - membrane [Evidence IEA];~go_component: GO:0016021 - integral component of membrane [Evidence IEA];~go_function: GO:0005524 - ATP binding [Evidence IEA];~go_function: GO:0016887 - ATPase activity [Evidence IEA];~go_function: GO:0042626 - ATPase-coupled transmembrane transporter activity [Evidence IEA];~go_process: GO:0055085 - transmembrane transport [Evidence IEA]), with the protein MAPDQTGPWSQDEDHLLRQNTPNTQHTHNEEDPSHPSVALIGPEERQNLVRIATHESMRRRSSVYTQHTAVSGRPDTMGTIREDDPCLDPQTDKFDLGKWLAYGLGEFRQQGALDLRPGIVFKNLSISGTGAAVQFQDTVASTFSAPFRIGEALRTRHSPPKRILNEFNGVLKSGELLLVLGRPGAGCSTFLKSLCGELDGLTVNDDSVIHYNGIPQHQMIKEFKGEVVYNQEVDKHFPHLTVGQTLEFAAAMRTPQRRIKGLSRDEHAKHITKVVMAVFGLSHTYNTKVGNEFIRGVSGGERKRVSIAEMTLAAAPLAAWDNSTRGLDSATALKFVEALRLMADLAGSAHAVAIYQASQSIYDIFDKVSVLYEGRQIYFGPTSEAKAFFERQGWECPPRQTTGDFLTSVTNPQERRPRAGMESRVPRTPDDFEAYWRQSPEYQKTLSEIASYEKEHPLHGNKVTDTEFHERKRAVQAKHTRPKSPFLLSVPMQIKLNTKRAYQRLWMDIQTTVSTVCGQIIMALIIGSVYYNAPNDTASFTSKGAALFFAVLLNALAAMSEINTLYAQRPIVEKQASYAFYHPATEAIAGVVSDIPVKFALAVAFNVILYFMVNLRREPAQFFIYFLISFIVMFVMSAVFRTMAAVTKTISQAMSLAGVLILALVVYTGFVLPVPSMHPWFEWIHYINPIYYAFEILVANEFHGREFPCSSFIPSYADMNGSSFVCSTSGSTAGEKLVSGDRYIAVNFRYYYSHVWRNFGILIAFLIAFMAIYFLATELNSSTTSTAEVLVFHRSQKRALSRATGPKSADVENGVELSTIKPTGTEKLENLGGLAPQQDIFTWRDVCYDVDIKGETRRLLDHVSGWVKPGTLTALMGVSGAGKTTLLDVLAHRTTMGVITGDMFVNGKGLDASFQRKTGYVQQQDLHLQTATVRESLQFSALLRQPPNVSLKEKYDYVEEVISMLKMEDFAEAVVGVPGEGLNVEQRKLLTIGVELAARPKLLLFLDEPTSGLDSQSSWAICAFLRRLADHGQAVLCTIHQPSAVLFQQFDRLLFLARGGKTVYFGPVGENSRTLLDYFETHDAPRPCGEDENPAEYMLEMVNNGSNAKGENWFDVWKQSSESQDVQVEIDRIHAEKQNAPAEEDSEWSHTEFAMPFWFQLYQVTYRVFQQYWRMPSYVLAKWGLGVFGGLFIGFSFYHAKSSLQGLQTVIYSIFMLCSIFPSLVQQIMPLFITQRDLYEVRERPSKAYSWKAFLMANIIVEIPYQIVLGIIVFACYYFPVVGIQSSARQATVLILCIELFIYTSTFAHMIIAAMPDTVTASAVVTLLFAMSLIFCGIMQSPSALPGFWIFMYRASPFTYWASAMVSTQVSGREVVCSSSELSVLDPPTGQSCGEYLGQYAELAGGNLLNPNATTGCEYCSVSTADAYISMTGIVASDKWRNFGIFWVYVVVQIAAAAAFYYLFRVKKWRKQ; encoded by the exons ATGGCTCCCGATCAGACCGGCCCCTGGTCCCAGGACGAGGACCATCTATTACGCCAAAACACACCTAACACACAGCATACGCATAATGAAGAAGacccatcccacccctctGTGGCCCTCATTGGTCCCGAGGAGAGACAGAATCTAGTTCGGATTGCGACTCATGAGTCCATGAGACGGCGTTCAAGCGTCTATACCCAGCATACAGCCGTCTCTGGTCGTCCAGATACTATGGGCACGATCCGAGAGGATGACCCCTGTCTTGACCCCCAGACGGACAAGTTCGATCTCGGAAAGTGGCTCGCATATGGTCTCGGTGAGTTTCGTCAACAGGGTGCTCTCGATCTTCGACCAGGCATCGTGTTCAAGAACCTTTCTATCTCAGGGACTGGCGCGGCCGTCCAATTTCAGGATACTGTCGCATCGACCTTCAGTGCCCCTTTTCGCATTGGCGAGGCACTTCGGACTCGTCACTCTCCGCCCAAGCGGATTTTGAATGAGTTCAATGGTGTTTTGAAGAGTggagagcttcttcttgttcttggtcGTCCGGGTGCGGGCTGCAGTACTTTTCTCAAGTCACTTTGTGGTGAACTTGATGGCTTGACTGTCAATGATGACAGCGTGATACATTACAATG GCATCCCTCAACATCAGATGATCAAGGAGTTCAAAGGTGAAGTGGTCTACAACCAAGAG GTGGACAAGCACTTCCCTCACCTCACCGTTGGCCAGACCCTCGAATTCGCCGCCGCTATGCGCACCCCACAGCGTCGTATCAAAGGGCTATCTCGAGACGAACACGCGAAGCATATCACTAAGGTAGTCATGGCTGTCTTCGGACTGAGCCACACGTACAACACTAAGGTTGGAAATGAGTTTATCAGGGGTGTCTCAGGAGGAGAGCGCAAGCGTGTTAGCATTGCCGAAATGACTTTGGCCGCAGCACCTTTGGCGGCATGGGATAACTCGACCCGTGGTCTCGACTCGGCCACGGCGCTGAAATTCGTCGAGGCTCTGCGATTGATGGCTGATCTGGCAGGCTCAGCTCATGCAGTTGCCATCTACCAAGCGAGCCAGAGCATCTATGACATCTTCGATAAGGTGTCGGTACTCTACGAGGGCCGCCAGATTTATTTTGGACCTACTTCGGAGGCGAAAGCCTTCTTTGAGCGACAGGGCTGGGAGTGTCCCCCGAGACAAACCACAGGCGATTTTCTGACCTCTGTTACCAACCCCCAGGAACGCCGGCCACGTGCAGGCATGGAGAGCCGTGTTCCTCGCACCCCTGACGACTTTGAAGCCTATTGGCGTCAGTCACCCGAGTATCAGAAGACGCTTTCCGAGATTGCTTCGTATGAAAAAGAGCATCCTTTGCATGGCAACAAGGTTACCGATACAGAGTTTCACGAGCGCAAGCGGGCTGTGCAGGCTAAACACACGCGACCCAAGTCACCATTTCTGCTGAGCGTACCCATGCAGATTAAGTTGAACACGAAACGCGCCTATCAACGGCTATGGATGGATATCCAGACCACTGTATCAACGGTCTGTGGACAGATCATCATGGCCCTGATCATCGGCTCGGTTTACTACAACGCTCCTAATGACACTGCTTCTTTCACTTCCAAAGGGGCGGcgctcttcttcgccgtACTTTTGAACGCACTGGCAGCTATGTCTGAGATTAACACGCTCTACGCCCAGCGACCGATTGTGGAAAAGCAAGCTTCCTATGCTTTCTACCACCCAGCAACAGAGGCTATTGCGGGTGTGGTAAGCGACATACCGGTAAAGTTCGCTCTTGCAGTCGCGTTCAACGTTATCCTTTACTTTATGGTCAATCTTCGACGCGAACCGGCCCAGTTCTTTATTTACTTCCTGATCTCCTTCATTGTTATGTTTGTCATGAGTGCGGTCTTCCGAACTATGGCGGCGGTCACGAAAACCATCTCCCAGGCCATGTCGCTGGCAGGAGTTTTGATCCTGGCTTTGGTCGTCTATACTGGATTTGTGCTGCCCGTTCCTTCAATGCATCCCTGGTTCGAATGGATTCATTATATCA ATCCGATCTACTACGCGTTTGAAATACTTGTCGCCAACGAGTTCCACGGTCGCGAATTTCCCTGCTCGTCATTTATTCCGTCATACGCTGACATGAATGGCTCTTCCTTCGTTTGTTCCACGTCCGGATCAACTGCCGGCGAGAAGCTCGTCAGTGGAGATCGTTACATCGCCGTCAATTTCAGGTACTACTACAGCCACGTGTGGCGCAACTTTGGGATACTGATTGCCTTTTTGATCGCGTTCATGGCGATCTACTTCCTGGCCACGGAGCTGAACtcgtccaccaccagcacagCCGAGGTCTTGGTCTTTCACCGCAGCCAGAAGCGCGCCTTGTCGCGTGCTACGGGCCCAAAGTCTGCTGATGTTGAGAATGGAGTTGAGTTGAGTACCATCAAGCCGACTGGTACGGAAAAATTGGAGAACCTTGGAGGACTCGCTCCGCAACAGGACATTTTCACCTGGCGCGACGTGTGTTATGATGTCGATATTAAGGGAGAGACTAGACGGCTTTTGGACCACGTATCAGGCTGGGTGAAGCCTGGAACCCTCACTGCGCTCATGGGCGTCAGTGGAGCAGGAAAGACAAcccttcttgatgttctggcTCACCGTACCACCATGGGAGTGATCACCGGTGACATGTTCGTCAACGGCAAAGGGCTGGATGCTAGCTTCCAGCGAAAGACCGGGTATGTTCAGCAACAAGatctccatcttcagacAGCCACTGTCCGGGAATCACTGCAGTTCAGTGCTCTGCTTCGTCAGCCACCGAATGTCTCCCTCAAGGAAAAGTACGACTATGTCGAAGAAGTAATCTCCatgctgaagatggaggacTTTGCTGAAGCAGTAGTCGGAGTTCCGGGAGAAGGCTTGAACGTTGAGCAACGCAAGCTGCTAACCATCGGTGTCGAGTTGGCTGCACGGCCAaagcttctcctcttcttggacGAGCCTACAAGTGGTCTAGATTCTCAGAGTTCTTGGGCTATCTGTGCCTTTTTGCGCCGCTTAGCCGACCATGGTCAGGCGGTTCTCTGTACCATCCACCAGCCTAGCGCCGTTTTGTTCCAACAATTCGATCGGCTGTTATTCCTTGCTCGCGGCGGTAAGACTGTCTACTTCGGACCAGTGGGAGAGAACTCGCGCACACTTCTCGATTACTTTGAGACCCATGACGCTCCACGCCCTTGCGGAGAGGACGAGAACCCTGCCGAGTACATGCTCGAGATGGTCAACAACGGTTCCAATGCTAAAGGAGAGAACTGGTTCGATGTATGGAAACAAAGCAGCGAGAGTCAAGATGTCCAAGTGGAGATCGATCGCATCCACGCCGAGAAGCAAAACGCACCTGCCGAAGAGGACTCTGAATGGAGCCATACTGAGTTTGCCATGCCGTTCTGGTTCCAGTTGTACCAAGTTACCTACCGAGTATTCCAACAATACTGGCGCATGCCCTCGTACGTGCTGGCGAAATGGGGCCTGGGCGTGTTTGGCGGCCTTTTCATCGGGTTCTCTTTTTACCACGCTAAATCCTCTCTCCAAGGATTACAGACGGTTATCTATTCGATCTTCATGCTGTGCTCtatcttcccctcccttgtACAGCAGATCATGCCTCTTTTCATCACTCAACGGGACCTCTACGAAGTCCGCGAACGTCCCAGCAAAGCCTACAGCTGGAAAGCATTCCTAATGgccaacatcatcgtcgaaATACCGTATCAAATCGTTCTCGGCATCATTGTCTTCGCCTGCTACTATTTCCCCGTAGTAGGCATTCAAAGCTCCGCCCGACAAGCCACCGTGCTCATCCTCTGCATTGAATTATTCATCTATACCAGCACCTTTGCGCACATGATAATCGCCGCAATGCCCGACACCGTCACAGCCAGTGCCGTCGTCACTCTCCTTTTCGCCATGTCCTTGATTTTTTGCGGTATCATGCAGTCGCCTTCCGCTCTCCCAGGCTTTTGGATCTTCATGTACCGCGCATCCCCGTTCACGTACTGGGCGTCGGCCATGGTATCTACACAAGTGTCAGGAAGGGAAGTGGTGTGCTCGTCGTCGGAGCTGTCGGTTCTTGACCCCCCAACGGGTCAATCCTGCGGCGAGTATCTTGGACAGTATGCGGAGCTTGCTGGGGGGAATCTGCTGAACCCGAATGCCACGACGGGTTGTGAGTACTGCTCTGTGAGCACGGCGGATGCATATATCAGTATGACAGGCATTGTGGCGAGTGATAAGTGGAGGAACTTTGGGATCTTTTGGGTGTATGTTGTTGTGCAGattgcggcggcggcggcgttcTATTATTTGTTCCGGGTGAAGAAGTGGCGGAAGCAGTGA
- a CDS encoding putative serine peptidase (COG:O;~EggNog:ENOG410PKA2;~InterPro:IPR008758,IPR029058;~MEROPS:MER0093133;~SECRETED:SignalP(1-22);~go_function: GO:0008236 - serine-type peptidase activity [Evidence IEA];~go_process: GO:0006508 - proteolysis [Evidence IEA]) — MRSFSAVAAAALALSWASLAQAARPRLVPKPVPRPASSKSAATTGEANFEQLLDHHNPDKGTFSQRYWWSTEYWGGPGSPVVLFTPGEVSADGYEGYLTNETLTGVYAQEIQGAVIIIEHRYWGDSSPYEVLNAETLQYLTLDQAILDLTYFAETVKLQFDNSTRSNAQNAPWVMVGGSYSGALTAWTESVAPGTFWAYHATSAPVEAIYDFWQYFYPIQQGMAQNCSKDVSLVAEYVDKVGKNGTAKEQQALKELFGLGAVEHFDDFAAVLPNGPYLWQDNDFATGYSSFFQFCDAVEGVEAGAAVTPGPEGVGLEKALANYANWFNSTILPDYCAGYGYWTDEWSVACFDSYNASSPIYTDTSVGNPVDRQWEWFLCNEPFFYWQDGAPEGTSTIVPRLVSASYWQRQCSLYFPETNGYTYGSAKGKNSATVNSWTGGWDMTRNTTRLIWTNGQYDPWRDSGVSSTFRPGGPLASTANEPVQVIPGGFHCSDLYMADYYANEGVKKVVDNEVKQIKEWVEEYYA; from the exons ATGCGTTCCTTCTCCGCTGTCGCTGCCGCAGCCCTGGCGCTCTCTTGGGCGTCTCTGGCTCAGGCTGCTCGCCCTCGTCTTGTGCCCAAGCCTGTCCCTCGGCCAGCTTCGAGTAAATCGGCTGCGACCACAGGCGAGGCTAACTTTGAGCAGTTGCTGGACCATCATAATCCAGACAAGGGAACGTTTTCCCAGCGGTACTGGTGGAGTACTGAATACTGGGGTGGTCCTGGGTCACCG GTTGTCCTCTTTACTCCTGGAGAGGTCTCTGCCGATGGCTATGAGGGGTATCTCACCAATGAGACTCTCACTGGTGTTTATGCGCAGGAGATCCAGGGTGCCGTCATTATCATTGAGC ACCGCTACTGGGGTGATTCTTCGCCTTATGAGGTACTCAATGCCGAAACTCTTCAGTATCTTACATTGGACCAAGCCATTCTGGACCTGACCTACTTCGCCGAGACGGTGAAACTGCAATTCGATAACAGCACCCGCAGCAATGCGCAGAATGCT CCCTGGGTCATGGTCGGTGGATCATACAGCGGTGCCTTGACGGCTTGGACCGAGTCTGTCGCGCCTGGAACGTTCTGGGCTTACCATGCCACTAGTGCTCCTGTGGAGGCTATCTATGACTTT TGGCAATACTTCTACCCCATCCAGCAAGGTATGGCACAGAACTGCAGCAAGGACGTGTCTCTGGTAGCCGAGTATGTCGACAAGGTTGGAAAGAACGGAACTGccaaggagcagcaggcacTCAAGGAATTGTTTGGCTTGGGAGCTGTTGAGCATTTCGATGACTTTGCCGC TGTCCTCCCCAACGGACCGTACCTCTGGCAGGACAACGACTTTGCCACAGGatactcttccttcttccagttcTGTGACGCCGTCGAG GGTGTCGAAGCCGGCGCGGCAGTAACCCCCGGCCCCGAGGGTGTCGGCCTCGAAAAGGCCCTGGCCAACTACGCAAACTGGTTCAATTCAACCATTCTCCCTGATT ACTGCGCAGGCTACGGCTACTGGACCGACGAATGGAGCGTCGCCTGCTTCGACAGCTACAACGCCTCGAGCCCTATCTACACCGATACATCCGTCGGCAATCCCGTCGACCGCCAATGGGAATGGTTCCTTTGCAACGAGCCTTTCTTCTACTGGCAAGA CGGTGCTCCCGAGGGTACCTCCACCATTGTGCCCCGGCTCGTCAGCGCCTCCTACTGGCAACGCCAATGCTCGCTCTACTTCCCCGAAACGAACGGCTACACGTACGGTAGCGCGAAGGGTAAGAACTCTGCCACGGTGAACAGCTGGACCGGTGGGTGGGACATGACCCGCAACACGACGCGGTTGATCTGGACGAATGG GCAATACGACCCCTGGCGCGACTCCGGTGTGTCGAGCACTTTCCGGCCTGGTGGACCGCTGGCGAGCACGGCGAATGAACCCGTGCAGGTTATTCCGGGCGGATTCCATTGCTCCGATTTGTATATGGCAGATTATTATGCGAACGAGGGGGTAAAAAAGGTGGTAGATAATGAGGTGAAGCAGATTAaggagtgggtggaggagtaTTATGCTTGA